One segment of Paenibacillus sp. FSL R7-0337 DNA contains the following:
- a CDS encoding iron-sulfur cluster assembly accessory protein: MISISETAAGQLKAMLAEQEVPDMFLRLGVTAGGCSGFSYAMGFDDTETDQDIYMDVAGLKVVVSKDDIRYLNGLEIDFEESGMTGGFTINNPNASATCGCGSSFRTKEEAGNPAAEPC, from the coding sequence ATGATTAGCATAAGTGAGACAGCGGCAGGTCAATTGAAGGCTATGCTTGCGGAGCAGGAAGTGCCGGATATGTTTCTCCGTCTGGGCGTCACCGCCGGGGGCTGCAGCGGATTCTCGTACGCAATGGGCTTCGATGATACCGAGACTGATCAGGACATCTACATGGACGTTGCAGGTCTGAAAGTAGTCGTCAGCAAAGACGATATCCGTTACCTGAACGGCCTCGAGATCGACTTTGAGGAATCCGGCATGACCGGCGGCTTCACCATCAATAATCCGAATGCTTCCGCTACATGCGGCTGCGGTTCCTCATTCCGTACGAAGGAAGAGGCGGGGAATCCGGCGGCGGAGCCTTGTTAA
- a CDS encoding VOC family protein — translation MSLLEWDHLVHYVNDLDQPVKLFAEHGLTAFRGGSHKDWGTYNALSYFGLTYLEFLGIENLELAHATKHNVVVRDAVTVLPEHEVLSRVVLRTDDIEAVEGTLKAAGLALSPIIDGRRLDNQGRLIEWRMMTIDGDFQGLVYPFIIQWSQADEERLDSLNAAGINQPHPAGKVDMTGAVFRVSEPAAAANHWSELFGLPVTGLADGSYNLKAGDQQTFNFVQGMQNQFSRVVLRTDSPQLKGQTLTVGEGEYVFE, via the coding sequence ATGAGCCTGCTCGAATGGGATCATCTGGTGCACTATGTCAACGATCTGGACCAGCCGGTGAAGCTCTTCGCGGAGCATGGCCTGACGGCCTTCCGGGGCGGATCGCATAAGGATTGGGGAACGTATAACGCCTTGAGCTATTTCGGGCTCACCTACCTGGAGTTCCTCGGGATTGAGAACCTGGAGCTGGCGCATGCGACCAAGCATAATGTGGTTGTGCGGGATGCAGTTACCGTCCTGCCGGAGCATGAGGTATTAAGCAGAGTGGTACTGCGGACAGATGATATTGAGGCAGTAGAGGGTACATTGAAGGCTGCGGGATTGGCGCTGTCACCCATTATTGACGGCCGGCGTCTGGACAACCAGGGCCGGTTAATCGAGTGGCGGATGATGACCATTGACGGCGACTTTCAGGGACTGGTCTATCCGTTCATTATCCAGTGGAGTCAGGCGGATGAGGAGCGGCTGGACAGTCTGAACGCAGCTGGAATCAACCAGCCCCATCCTGCCGGGAAGGTGGACATGACGGGCGCTGTCTTCCGTGTCTCCGAGCCTGCCGCTGCCGCTAACCATTGGAGTGAGCTGTTCGGCCTGCCCGTTACCGGGCTTGCGGACGGCAGCTACAATCTTAAGGCAGGAGATCAGCAGACCTTCAATTTCGTGCAGGGCATGCAGAACCAGTTCAGCCGGGTCGTTCTCCGGACCGATTCCCCTCAGCTGAAGGGACAGACGCTGACTGTGGGTGAAGGCGAGTACGTGTTTGAATAA
- a CDS encoding methionine ABC transporter permease, which translates to MFSTSITSEQFLKAIIETIQMVGVSLFIGSLLGIPLGILLVITRPGGVLESKWLYTLLNPLINVIRSVPFIILLFAIIPLTRAIVHTSIGTSAAIVPLIIYIAPYIARLVENSLLEVNPGILEAAEAMGATPLQVIWYFMLPEAVGSLILSLTTATIGLIGATAMAGAVGGGGVGDLAIVYGYQRFDEVVMFATVIILIILVQGIQSLGNTLARKIRRY; encoded by the coding sequence ATGTTCTCGACATCGATCACAAGTGAGCAATTCCTGAAGGCGATTATTGAAACGATTCAGATGGTGGGCGTATCGCTATTCATCGGCTCGCTGCTGGGTATTCCGCTGGGCATCCTGCTGGTTATTACCCGTCCGGGCGGCGTGCTGGAGAGCAAGTGGCTGTATACCTTACTGAATCCCTTAATTAACGTTATCCGTTCGGTTCCGTTTATCATTCTGCTGTTTGCCATTATTCCGCTAACAAGAGCAATTGTTCATACCTCGATTGGGACTAGTGCGGCAATTGTTCCGCTAATTATCTATATCGCACCCTATATCGCACGGCTGGTCGAGAATTCGCTGCTGGAAGTGAATCCGGGCATTCTCGAAGCTGCGGAAGCGATGGGCGCAACACCGCTGCAGGTCATATGGTATTTTATGCTGCCGGAAGCGGTGGGCTCGTTAATTCTCTCCCTGACCACAGCGACGATCGGGCTGATCGGGGCTACGGCAATGGCCGGGGCAGTAGGCGGCGGAGGGGTCGGCGACTTGGCAATCGTGTATGGTTATCAACGTTTTGACGAGGTGGTCATGTTCGCGACGGTCATTATTCTGATCATTCTGGTGCAGGGTATTCAGTCCCTGGGCAACACATTGGCGCGCAAGATTCGCCGTTACTAG
- a CDS encoding GntR family transcriptional regulator, whose amino-acid sequence MEMRSRRLSKDNTYYALKQKIIDSELEPDQAVNEESLAALLGVSRTPLREAIQRLENEDFLVRQPNGRLRVAPLTIKEVEEIFQIRSMLEGHIARSAARNATIKDIQQLTLILEKLKQSFQMGDQQDVVSYGFEFHDYLWEISALKTFEKVLNQLRDRSLRYCRYVSLHGDWNTQADEEHLVILQRIIARDEEGAERAMREHILSSLATALERIRGIEHT is encoded by the coding sequence ATGGAAATGCGTTCACGAAGATTGTCGAAGGATAATACCTACTATGCACTTAAGCAAAAAATAATAGATAGCGAACTGGAGCCGGATCAGGCGGTTAACGAAGAGAGCCTGGCGGCACTGCTCGGGGTCAGCCGGACTCCGCTACGAGAAGCGATTCAGCGGCTGGAGAATGAGGATTTCCTGGTGCGCCAGCCCAACGGCAGGCTGCGGGTAGCCCCTTTAACGATTAAGGAGGTCGAGGAGATCTTCCAGATCCGCAGCATGCTTGAAGGCCATATCGCCAGAAGCGCTGCCAGAAACGCTACCATTAAGGATATTCAGCAGTTAACGCTGATTCTGGAGAAGCTGAAGCAATCCTTCCAGATGGGGGATCAGCAGGATGTTGTATCCTATGGCTTCGAATTCCATGATTACTTGTGGGAGATCAGCGCGCTGAAGACTTTTGAGAAGGTGCTGAACCAGTTAAGAGACCGTTCGCTCCGGTATTGTCGTTATGTCTCGCTACACGGGGATTGGAATACGCAGGCGGATGAGGAGCATCTTGTGATTCTGCAGAGAATTATAGCCAGGGATGAAGAGGGGGCGGAGCGGGCGATGCGGGAGCATATCTTAAGCAGCCTTGCGACTGCGCTGGAGCGGATTAGAGGAATTGAGCATACGTAA
- a CDS encoding amidohydrolase — protein MRPQHETEEALAARLTEVRRNLHREPELSNQEYRTTEKLRNWLTEENITILDLPLKTGLIAEIGQGDGSIVAIRCDIDALPIEEQTGLPFASEIPGAMHACGHDFHTAVILGAASLLKQREHELPGKVRILFQPAEETGHGAEDVLASGGLSGVEAIFGLHNSPDLPNGAFGTRTGALTAGVDRFEITVKGVGAHAATPEKGVDTIVTAAQIITMLQTVVSRQNSTQEPVVLSVTRINGGFTWNVLPEKVELEGTVRTYNEEIRSSIPAQMTRIIEGIAAAAGAEAKLHWYPGPPATVNHGGWTDFTKEVAAQAGYEVHDIPPQMGGEDFAYYLQQIPGAFVNIGTGPNHALHHPRFDVDEAAILPAAKYFALLAEEALAKLKQQT, from the coding sequence ATGAGACCACAGCATGAGACAGAAGAAGCACTGGCAGCCCGGCTAACCGAAGTGCGGAGGAACCTGCACCGTGAACCGGAGCTTAGCAATCAGGAGTATAGAACCACGGAGAAGCTGCGTAACTGGCTGACAGAAGAGAATATAACGATCTTGGATCTGCCGCTTAAGACTGGACTTATAGCGGAGATTGGACAAGGTGACGGCAGCATAGTAGCGATTCGTTGCGATATCGATGCCCTGCCGATTGAGGAGCAGACGGGCCTGCCGTTCGCATCAGAGATTCCGGGAGCCATGCATGCCTGCGGCCATGATTTCCACACCGCTGTCATCCTGGGTGCGGCCAGTCTGCTTAAGCAGCGTGAACATGAACTGCCGGGCAAGGTCAGAATCCTGTTCCAGCCGGCAGAAGAGACGGGGCATGGTGCGGAGGACGTACTGGCATCCGGCGGGCTAAGCGGGGTGGAGGCCATCTTCGGATTACATAATTCACCGGACCTGCCTAACGGGGCGTTCGGCACAAGAACGGGAGCTTTAACGGCTGGCGTGGACCGCTTTGAGATTACGGTAAAAGGGGTCGGCGCTCACGCAGCTACACCGGAGAAAGGGGTAGACACCATTGTTACCGCCGCGCAGATCATTACGATGCTGCAAACTGTAGTCAGCCGTCAAAATAGTACGCAAGAGCCGGTCGTGCTCAGTGTTACCCGGATCAACGGTGGCTTTACTTGGAATGTCCTGCCGGAGAAGGTAGAGCTGGAAGGTACAGTACGTACCTATAACGAAGAGATCCGCAGCAGCATCCCGGCTCAAATGACGCGGATCATAGAAGGGATTGCAGCCGCAGCCGGAGCAGAGGCGAAGCTGCACTGGTATCCCGGCCCGCCTGCTACGGTCAATCACGGAGGATGGACAGACTTCACCAAAGAGGTCGCGGCACAAGCAGGCTATGAGGTACATGATATTCCGCCGCAGATGGGCGGCGAGGATTTCGCCTATTATTTGCAGCAGATCCCGGGTGCCTTTGTGAACATTGGTACCGGCCCCAACCATGCGCTGCATCATCCCCGCTTCGATGTCGATGAGGCGGCTATCCTGCCAGCGGCTAAGTATTTCGCCCTGCTGGCAGAAGAGGCGCTTGCGAAGCTGAAGCAGCAGACTTGA
- the proC gene encoding pyrroline-5-carboxylate reductase, producing the protein MSKGKIHFIGGGQMAEAIIRACLAGGTLAAGQISVADIHEGRLQLLKSKYNVDTDSTQQEALSAAELIVIAVRPQDDLAALGTLIRQSASPSAVIVSIVAGVTIAQLGDYFGAERPIVRVIPNTLTDTGYGYSGVALNAAASLKQVEAFLLGFGKVQVLDESYIDIFTGFGVAGPNYIYYFIESFTDAGVLAGLPREQAWKVALENMLGAVAMLQQTGLHPRQLLDINNSPGGVGMHGLYELNNSDFAAGLQRSVLAAVKRTTELGVKK; encoded by the coding sequence GTGTCAAAAGGCAAGATTCATTTCATTGGCGGCGGGCAGATGGCGGAAGCGATCATCCGGGCCTGCCTGGCAGGCGGCACGCTGGCTGCCGGACAGATCAGTGTAGCGGATATTCATGAAGGACGGCTTCAGCTATTAAAAAGCAAATATAACGTAGACACGGACAGTACGCAGCAAGAAGCTCTCTCCGCCGCAGAGCTGATCGTCATCGCTGTTCGTCCGCAGGATGATCTGGCTGCACTTGGAACTCTGATCCGGCAATCCGCCTCACCGTCTGCGGTCATTGTATCGATTGTAGCGGGGGTAACGATTGCCCAGCTTGGAGATTATTTCGGAGCCGAACGCCCGATTGTCCGCGTTATTCCTAATACTCTAACCGATACCGGTTACGGATACAGCGGTGTAGCCCTGAATGCAGCCGCATCGCTTAAGCAGGTAGAAGCATTCCTGCTTGGCTTCGGCAAGGTGCAGGTTCTGGACGAGTCCTACATCGATATCTTCACCGGCTTCGGGGTTGCCGGACCGAACTATATCTATTATTTCATTGAGTCGTTCACGGATGCCGGAGTCCTCGCCGGATTGCCGCGGGAACAAGCCTGGAAGGTGGCGCTGGAGAATATGCTGGGAGCAGTAGCGATGCTACAGCAGACTGGCCTCCACCCGAGACAGCTGCTGGATATCAACAACTCGCCTGGCGGGGTTGGGATGCACGGGCTGTACGAGCTGAATAATAGTGACTTTGCGGCCGGATTACAGCGGAGTGTATTGGCAGCTGTGAAGCGGACGACAGAGCTGGGAGTGAAGAAGTAA
- a CDS encoding GNAT family N-acetyltransferase, with protein MEFETARLVIREFTPEDVEQVHEYASDPAVVTHSIWGPNSLEDTREYIRHTLTLQREEPRQGFEYAVVLKQNGRLIGGCGLHITGTRQGEIGYCYNRLYWGQGYATEAAAALLDWGFHKLELHRIYATCRPGNIGSARVMQKLGMTYEGHLRGHMYHKEKWMDSYQYSILEDEYRNNRGSE; from the coding sequence ATGGAATTTGAAACAGCAAGGCTGGTGATCAGAGAGTTCACTCCAGAGGATGTAGAGCAGGTGCATGAGTATGCATCTGATCCCGCAGTAGTGACACATTCGATCTGGGGGCCGAATTCACTGGAGGATACCCGCGAATATATCCGCCATACGCTAACATTGCAGCGGGAGGAGCCCCGCCAGGGCTTCGAGTATGCGGTGGTTCTGAAGCAGAACGGGCGGCTGATCGGCGGCTGCGGCCTGCATATTACCGGAACGAGGCAGGGAGAGATCGGCTATTGCTACAACCGGCTGTACTGGGGACAGGGCTATGCTACTGAGGCTGCTGCTGCACTGCTGGACTGGGGCTTCCATAAGCTGGAGCTTCACCGGATCTATGCGACCTGCCGCCCCGGGAATATCGGCTCCGCCCGTGTGATGCAGAAGCTAGGCATGACATACGAAGGGCATCTTAGAGGACATATGTATCATAAAGAGAAGTGGATGGATTCCTATCAATATTCGATTCTGGAGGATGAGTATAGGAACAATCGCGGAAGCGAATAA
- a CDS encoding DinB family protein has translation MQKLFEYNWQVRQDWFNWCSGVDRDELMKKRTGGLGYILPTLYHIVAVEYGWICGGIQERAIEIPSFEEVASLELVQDFSARCHAELAPFVYGWSEELEDRIMVDITDEGEREPHPYGEVMRHVIAHEIHHIGQLSVWAREIGKPPITANLIGRGLFDK, from the coding sequence ATGCAGAAGCTATTTGAGTATAACTGGCAAGTGCGCCAGGATTGGTTCAACTGGTGCAGCGGAGTGGACAGGGACGAATTGATGAAAAAGCGCACCGGGGGCTTAGGCTATATCCTGCCCACGTTGTATCATATTGTTGCGGTTGAATACGGCTGGATCTGCGGAGGGATTCAGGAGAGAGCCATTGAAATTCCATCGTTTGAGGAAGTAGCCAGCCTGGAGCTGGTACAGGATTTCTCCGCCCGCTGCCATGCGGAACTGGCTCCGTTTGTCTATGGGTGGTCGGAGGAGCTGGAAGACCGGATCATGGTTGATATTACAGATGAAGGGGAACGCGAGCCTCACCCCTACGGAGAAGTGATGCGGCACGTGATCGCTCATGAGATCCATCATATCGGCCAGCTCTCGGTATGGGCACGGGAGATTGGCAAGCCGCCGATTACGGCTAATTTGATTGGCAGAGGGTTGTTTGACAAATAA
- a CDS encoding uroporphyrinogen decarboxylase family protein yields MSVWSKQERFQAILSGELADRPIVSGWRHFIDKEQNAEDLASSTISFTDKYNWDWVKINPRATYLAEAWGNEYNFADYRTVFPRQLTTAVPAAANLWDLEVKKAAQTPSLLEHLEAVRKIRRGLPDTPLIQTVFSPLTVLLFIVGRSAYVTETVFGIEQPVTLESLFKEHRAAAHHALHAIALTLADYVQELRQAGSDGLFYAVTGTAHPGLFDEAMFDELSRPYDSIVLEAASYGKNILHTCGAHAQPAKFNDYRIDGISWDTVAEGNPGLDADLKATKVGGVDHGLFAGNDLDQIEQQAKEALAKMKGQPFILSPNCAIPLTVTDEALVHFKNTVLG; encoded by the coding sequence ATGAGTGTATGGAGCAAGCAGGAGCGTTTTCAGGCGATCTTATCCGGGGAACTTGCGGACCGGCCGATTGTCAGCGGGTGGCGCCACTTTATTGACAAGGAGCAGAATGCGGAGGACTTGGCGTCGTCTACGATTTCTTTTACGGACAAATATAATTGGGACTGGGTCAAAATCAACCCGAGAGCGACCTATCTGGCCGAAGCCTGGGGAAATGAGTATAACTTCGCAGATTACCGGACGGTATTCCCGAGACAGCTGACTACGGCGGTTCCGGCTGCCGCGAATCTCTGGGATCTTGAGGTGAAAAAAGCCGCGCAAACCCCTTCGCTGCTGGAGCATCTGGAGGCCGTAAGGAAGATCCGCCGGGGCTTGCCAGATACGCCGCTGATTCAGACGGTATTCTCCCCGCTCACGGTATTGCTGTTCATCGTAGGACGTTCTGCTTATGTTACGGAGACCGTATTCGGGATCGAGCAGCCGGTGACGCTGGAATCACTCTTCAAGGAACACCGTGCCGCCGCGCATCATGCCCTGCATGCGATTGCCTTAACCTTGGCCGATTATGTGCAGGAGCTGCGGCAGGCGGGATCAGATGGTCTATTCTATGCGGTGACAGGCACAGCCCACCCCGGTTTATTCGATGAGGCGATGTTCGATGAGCTGTCCAGACCGTATGATTCTATCGTGCTGGAGGCGGCGAGCTACGGCAAGAATATTTTACATACCTGCGGTGCTCATGCCCAGCCTGCGAAATTCAATGATTACCGGATTGACGGAATCAGCTGGGATACGGTAGCGGAAGGCAATCCCGGGCTGGACGCCGATCTCAAGGCCACGAAGGTGGGCGGAGTGGATCACGGGCTGTTTGCCGGAAATGATCTGGATCAGATTGAACAACAGGCGAAGGAAGCTTTGGCCAAGATGAAGGGTCAGCCGTTTATTCTATCGCCAAATTGCGCCATTCCGCTGACGGTTACAGACGAGGCATTAGTGCATTTTAAAAACACAGTATTAGGATAG
- the mqnE gene encoding aminofutalosine synthase MqnE has product MSTLITPHTDARMANIIEKVRGGERLNLEDGVYLYESNDLLTIGQLANEVNLRKNGNKVYFIENMSLYFTNVCESRCAFCNFRKDEGEEGAYTLSGQEMVEYVQQHIHPGVREFHIVGGHNDNVPFQYYVDSLRALNEHFPEVTLKAYTAAEIDFFTRISGLSIREVLEQLRAAGLKTLTGGGAEILSDQYRKKMRVDKANVEEYLEVHRTAHHLGMKTHTTMLYGSIESREDRIRHMLQIRDLQDETGGFMVFIPLSMQPKNKNAGIMRRNSANEDLKTIAVSRLMLDNFDHIKAYFINIGAQLTQVALNFGASDVHGTILKERISHAAGALTPEGLTRDELIWLVKGAGRIPVERDTFYNEIKVYE; this is encoded by the coding sequence ATGTCTACCCTAATTACACCCCACACGGATGCCCGGATGGCGAACATCATTGAGAAGGTTCGCGGCGGAGAACGATTGAATTTGGAAGATGGCGTTTATTTATATGAGAGTAACGATCTCTTAACGATCGGACAGCTGGCCAATGAGGTCAATCTGCGAAAGAACGGGAATAAAGTCTATTTTATCGAGAACATGAGTCTATATTTCACCAATGTCTGCGAATCCCGGTGTGCCTTCTGTAATTTCCGCAAGGATGAAGGCGAAGAAGGAGCTTATACCCTATCCGGCCAGGAGATGGTGGAGTATGTGCAGCAGCATATTCATCCCGGCGTGCGCGAGTTCCATATTGTAGGCGGCCATAATGATAATGTGCCCTTCCAGTACTACGTTGATTCGCTGCGGGCCCTGAACGAGCATTTCCCCGAGGTGACTCTCAAGGCCTATACAGCGGCAGAGATCGACTTCTTCACCCGCATCAGCGGACTCAGTATCCGTGAGGTGCTGGAGCAGCTGCGCGCTGCCGGACTGAAGACCCTTACCGGAGGAGGGGCAGAGATTCTGTCTGACCAGTACCGCAAAAAAATGCGCGTTGATAAAGCCAATGTCGAGGAATATCTTGAGGTGCACCGCACCGCCCATCACCTTGGCATGAAGACCCATACCACGATGCTGTACGGGTCGATTGAGTCCCGTGAGGACCGCATCCGCCATATGCTGCAAATTCGTGACCTGCAGGACGAGACCGGCGGATTCATGGTATTCATTCCGTTGTCCATGCAACCCAAGAATAAGAATGCGGGCATCATGCGCCGCAACTCCGCGAATGAGGATCTCAAGACCATTGCGGTCAGCCGTCTGATGCTCGATAACTTCGACCACATCAAGGCTTACTTCATTAATATCGGGGCCCAGTTGACCCAGGTTGCCCTGAACTTCGGCGCTTCCGATGTGCACGGAACGATCCTGAAGGAACGAATCAGCCATGCTGCCGGCGCGCTGACACCGGAAGGGCTGACCCGCGATGAGCTGATCTGGCTCGTGAAGGGTGCGGGACGGATTCCTGTAGAACGGGATACCTTCTACAACGAGATCAAGGTATACGAATAA
- a CDS encoding methionine ABC transporter ATP-binding protein, translating into MIELRNVYKTFTRKEVKIEALKGISLKVEKGDIFGVIGYSGAGKSTLIRLVNYLERPSEGQVLVDGYDLGAYSDKELRAAKKNIGMIFQHFNLLESKKVFDNVAIPLVLLKKSKAEIRKRVEELLDFVGLSDKAGSYPSELSGGQKQRVGIARALASNPSILLCDEATSALDPQTTQSILQLLKRINAEYNITVMIITHEMSVIQEICNKVAVMEEGRIIEQGSVLDVFGEPKHQTTQNFVKTVIQNSMTTSVRRTLKTEQGSRVYKLNFAGESASEPVLYEIIRTHGVKVNILFANTTEIQETTLGTIIVQLQGEPAQMEAALNYMKQHEVRIEEVKSYVLDIDHK; encoded by the coding sequence ATGATTGAACTACGGAATGTGTACAAGACGTTCACCCGCAAAGAGGTGAAGATAGAAGCGCTGAAGGGGATTAGCCTGAAGGTTGAGAAGGGCGATATCTTCGGGGTCATCGGCTACAGCGGAGCCGGAAAAAGCACGTTAATCCGCCTGGTCAATTATCTGGAACGGCCGTCTGAGGGCCAGGTGCTGGTAGACGGGTACGATCTGGGAGCGTACAGCGACAAAGAGCTGCGGGCAGCCAAGAAAAACATCGGCATGATTTTTCAGCATTTTAACCTGCTGGAGTCCAAAAAGGTGTTCGACAATGTGGCTATTCCACTCGTGCTGCTGAAAAAGAGCAAGGCAGAAATCCGCAAGCGGGTGGAGGAGCTGCTCGATTTCGTCGGACTAAGCGACAAGGCTGGAAGCTATCCGAGCGAGCTGTCAGGCGGACAGAAGCAGCGGGTCGGGATTGCCCGGGCACTTGCCTCGAATCCTTCGATACTGTTGTGCGACGAAGCTACTTCCGCTCTGGACCCGCAGACGACACAGTCCATCCTGCAGCTGCTCAAGCGGATCAACGCGGAATACAACATCACGGTGATGATCATCACGCATGAGATGTCAGTGATTCAGGAGATCTGCAACAAGGTAGCCGTGATGGAAGAGGGACGGATTATCGAGCAGGGCAGCGTGCTGGATGTGTTCGGAGAACCGAAGCACCAGACAACGCAGAATTTCGTCAAGACAGTCATTCAGAACAGCATGACCACAAGCGTCCGAAGAACTCTGAAGACTGAGCAGGGGAGCCGGGTGTATAAGCTGAATTTTGCCGGGGAGAGCGCTTCTGAGCCTGTGCTGTACGAGATTATCCGTACCCACGGGGTCAAGGTCAACATTCTTTTTGCGAATACGACAGAGATTCAAGAGACGACGCTCGGCACGATTATCGTACAGCTGCAAGGTGAACCAGCCCAGATGGAAGCAGCCTTGAATTACATGAAGCAGCATGAGGTCCGCATAGAGGAGGTGAAGTCCTATGTTCTCGACATCGATCACAAGTGA
- a CDS encoding MetQ/NlpA family ABC transporter substrate-binding protein, with product MKKLLAVLLISSMAVLAACGNNKEAASSGDKKEITVGFGVGTYEEQFRQSILPILEGKGYTVDIKTFSQNMQVNPAMKEGSIDASIFQSTAYMDAINKEIGGDMVGIAYVPGAPQGLYSVNHTTLDDVKDGTTVAIPNDPVNQERALRILEELGWVKIKEGAGVADFNVNSVEPDKFKIDLKVLDPAQILVSLQDVDYGVVNGNYIANAPDRKITDALKIENTPMQHRIIVSVNKKDQEAQWAKDLKAAYESKEFEEYILGQEKYAGFILPEAWANN from the coding sequence ATGAAAAAATTACTGGCGGTTCTACTGATTAGTTCGATGGCGGTGCTGGCAGCTTGCGGTAACAATAAGGAAGCGGCAAGCTCCGGGGACAAGAAGGAAATCACAGTCGGATTCGGCGTAGGTACGTATGAGGAGCAGTTCCGGCAATCCATTCTCCCGATCCTGGAAGGAAAAGGGTATACTGTAGATATCAAAACCTTCTCGCAGAATATGCAGGTCAACCCGGCGATGAAGGAAGGCTCGATTGACGCGAGTATCTTCCAGAGTACCGCATACATGGATGCGATCAATAAGGAAATTGGCGGCGATATGGTAGGTATTGCTTATGTTCCAGGCGCACCGCAGGGGCTGTACTCGGTTAATCACACGACGCTTGACGATGTGAAGGACGGCACTACCGTTGCGATTCCAAACGACCCGGTTAATCAGGAGCGCGCGCTGCGGATTCTGGAGGAGCTGGGTTGGGTCAAGATCAAAGAGGGTGCCGGGGTAGCGGACTTCAATGTGAACAGCGTGGAGCCGGACAAGTTCAAGATTGACCTGAAGGTGCTGGACCCGGCGCAGATTCTGGTCTCGCTGCAGGATGTTGACTATGGTGTGGTGAACGGGAATTATATCGCTAACGCTCCCGACCGCAAGATTACGGATGCGCTGAAGATTGAGAATACGCCTATGCAGCATAGAATCATCGTATCGGTGAACAAGAAGGACCAGGAAGCCCAGTGGGCCAAGGATCTGAAGGCTGCCTATGAATCCAAAGAGTTCGAGGAATACATCCTTGGACAAGAGAAATATGCCGGGTTCATACTGCCGGAGGCTTGGGCTAATAACTAA
- a CDS encoding NAD(P)/FAD-dependent oxidoreductase — protein sequence MRTLLVLGGGYGGLALIQQLLDHHLPSDVEIILVDRMPYQGIKTEYYALAAGTVTDYHLRIQFPVHPRLTVRYGQVGSIDLESKLVLLDSGEPIAYDILAIALGCTDNYHNIPGAEEYTCSIQSFAGTRETYRRLNDVKPYGTVNIVGGGLSGVEIASELRESRPDLNISLMDRGDRILSSFPAKLSRYVEEWFSEHQVETIGGVSVSHVEKDAIFNGTQAIPADVTVWTAGIQPVKVVQQLELPKDRGGRLIVGEYYNIAEYPEVYVIGDCASLPFAPSAQAAGAQGEQVGQIIQALWRGETPKLHKIKLKGTLGSLGKNAGFGLMGRRSVMGRVPRLLKSGVLWMSKRHFG from the coding sequence ATGAGAACCTTACTTGTCCTGGGCGGCGGCTACGGCGGTCTTGCCCTCATTCAGCAGCTGCTGGATCATCATCTCCCTTCTGATGTGGAAATCATTCTGGTGGACCGGATGCCGTATCAGGGGATCAAGACCGAATATTATGCACTGGCCGCAGGCACCGTCACCGATTACCATCTGCGGATTCAATTCCCGGTACACCCCCGCCTGACCGTTCGTTACGGGCAGGTGGGTTCCATTGATCTGGAGAGCAAGCTGGTCCTGCTCGATTCCGGGGAGCCGATAGCCTATGATATCCTGGCGATTGCCCTGGGCTGTACGGATAATTACCATAACATTCCTGGAGCTGAGGAATACACCTGCAGTATTCAGAGCTTCGCCGGAACCCGCGAAACTTACCGCAGGCTGAACGATGTGAAGCCTTATGGAACCGTCAACATTGTCGGCGGGGGACTAAGCGGCGTAGAGATTGCTTCGGAGCTGCGGGAGAGCCGGCCAGATCTGAATATCTCGCTGATGGACCGGGGAGATCGTATTCTGTCTTCTTTTCCGGCTAAGCTGTCCAGGTATGTCGAGGAATGGTTCAGTGAGCATCAGGTGGAGACGATCGGCGGGGTGTCGGTCTCTCATGTCGAAAAGGATGCCATCTTCAATGGCACCCAGGCTATTCCGGCGGATGTGACGGTATGGACTGCCGGTATTCAGCCGGTGAAGGTCGTGCAGCAGCTTGAGCTTCCGAAGGACCGCGGAGGCAGGCTCATTGTCGGGGAATATTACAATATCGCTGAATATCCGGAGGTCTATGTGATCGGGGATTGTGCCAGCCTGCCCTTCGCCCCCAGTGCACAGGCGGCGGGTGCCCAGGGCGAGCAGGTGGGCCAGATTATTCAGGCGCTATGGCGGGGAGAAACCCCGAAGCTGCATAAGATTAAGCTGAAGGGAACCCTCGGTTCACTCGGCAAAAATGCCGGCTTCGGCCTGATGGGCCGCCGCTCTGTCATGGGCCGGGTTCCGCGCCTGCTGAAGAGCGGCGTGCTGTGGATGTCTAAACGCCATTTCGGCTGA